One genomic window of Quercus robur chromosome 6, dhQueRobu3.1, whole genome shotgun sequence includes the following:
- the LOC126732341 gene encoding probable trehalose-phosphate phosphatase J isoform X1 codes for MTKQNVVIDPKSGINVTLAMAMSKSSSILTMAAQKPPAAPSGCITISRKKRVSNIEINGEARINYWLDSMKASSPTHIKATPLADRDPGSFIVRHPSALDKFEQIIEASMGKKIVMFLDYDGTLSPIVDDPDRAFMSEDMRKTVKKLAKCFPTAIVTGRCRDKVYDFVRLAELYYAGSHGMDIKGPAKGSKHKKGSSVLFQAASEYLPMIDEVFKLLVEKTKSTSGAQVENNKFCVSVHFRRVDEKIWCELAEQVKSVLKEYPKLRLTQGRKVLEIRPTIKWDKGKALEFLLESLGFANSTDVFPVYIGDDRTDEDAFKVLRDRGQGFGILVSKFPKETSASYSLQEPSEVMDFLQRLVQWKRLHRQSGV; via the exons ATGACAAAGCAGAATGTGGTAATTGACCCAAAATCTGGTATCAACGTGACGCTTGCGATGGCCATGTCGAAATCTTCTTCAATTTTAACGATGGCGGCGCAGAAGCCACCGGCAGCACCTAGTGGGTGCATTACCATTTCAAGGAAAAAGCGTGTCAGTAACATTGAAATCAATGGTGAAGCAAGAATTAACTATTGGCTTGACTCAATGAAAGCCTCTTCACCTACACATATCAAAGCCACACCTTTAGCTGATCGTGACCCCGGCTCTTTTATT GTTCGTCATCCTTCAGCCTTGGATAAGTTTGAGCAAATTATTGAAGCTTCAATGGGAAAGAAAATAGTCATGTTTTTGGACTATGATGGTACACTTTCTCCAATAGTGGATGACCCTGACCGAGCTTTCATGTCTGAAGAT ATGAGAAAAACTGTGAAAAAATTAGCAAAGTGTTTTCCCACCGCTATAGTGACTGGGAGGTGCAGAGATAAG GTGTATGATTTCGTACGCTTAGCTGAGTTGTACTATGCCGGAAGTCATGGCATGGACATTAAAGGACCAGCAAAAGGCTCCAAACACAAGAAA GGTAGTAGTGTTCTGTTCCAAGCCGCCAGTGAATATCTTCCTATGATAGATGAG gTTTTCAAACTATTGGTAGAGAAAACCAAATCAACTTCTGGGGCTCAAGTAGAGAATAACAAGTTTTGTGTCTCTGTTCATTTCCGACGTGTTGATGAAAAG ATATGGTGTGAACTTGCTGAACAAGTTAAATCAGTACTAAAAGAGTACCCAAAGCTTCGACTTACCCAAGGACGAAAG GTGCTAGAAATTCGTCCTACAATCAAATGGGACAAGGGGAAGGCTCTTGAATTTTTGTTGGAGTCACTTG GATTTGCCAATTCTACCGATGTTTTTCCTGTTTACATTGGAGATGATCGCACTGATGAAGATGCATTCAAG GTATTAAGAGACAGAGGACAAGGTTTTGGCATTCTTGTCTCCAAGTTTCCAAAAGAAACTAGTGCATCTTATTCTTTACAAGAACCAAGCGAG GTTATGGACTTTTTGCAACGCTTGGTCCAATGGAAACGACTACATAGGCAATCCGGGGTGTAA
- the LOC126732341 gene encoding probable trehalose-phosphate phosphatase J isoform X2, with protein sequence MTKQNVVIDPKSGINVTLAMAMSKSSSILTMAAQKPPAAPSGCITISRKKRVSNIEINGEARINYWLDSMKASSPTHIKATPLADRDPGSFIVRHPSALDKFEQIIEASMGKKIVMFLDYDGTLSPIVDDPDRAFMSEDMRKTVKKLAKCFPTAIVTGRCRDKGSSVLFQAASEYLPMIDEVFKLLVEKTKSTSGAQVENNKFCVSVHFRRVDEKIWCELAEQVKSVLKEYPKLRLTQGRKVLEIRPTIKWDKGKALEFLLESLGFANSTDVFPVYIGDDRTDEDAFKVLRDRGQGFGILVSKFPKETSASYSLQEPSEVMDFLQRLVQWKRLHRQSGV encoded by the exons ATGACAAAGCAGAATGTGGTAATTGACCCAAAATCTGGTATCAACGTGACGCTTGCGATGGCCATGTCGAAATCTTCTTCAATTTTAACGATGGCGGCGCAGAAGCCACCGGCAGCACCTAGTGGGTGCATTACCATTTCAAGGAAAAAGCGTGTCAGTAACATTGAAATCAATGGTGAAGCAAGAATTAACTATTGGCTTGACTCAATGAAAGCCTCTTCACCTACACATATCAAAGCCACACCTTTAGCTGATCGTGACCCCGGCTCTTTTATT GTTCGTCATCCTTCAGCCTTGGATAAGTTTGAGCAAATTATTGAAGCTTCAATGGGAAAGAAAATAGTCATGTTTTTGGACTATGATGGTACACTTTCTCCAATAGTGGATGACCCTGACCGAGCTTTCATGTCTGAAGAT ATGAGAAAAACTGTGAAAAAATTAGCAAAGTGTTTTCCCACCGCTATAGTGACTGGGAGGTGCAGAGATAAG GGTAGTAGTGTTCTGTTCCAAGCCGCCAGTGAATATCTTCCTATGATAGATGAG gTTTTCAAACTATTGGTAGAGAAAACCAAATCAACTTCTGGGGCTCAAGTAGAGAATAACAAGTTTTGTGTCTCTGTTCATTTCCGACGTGTTGATGAAAAG ATATGGTGTGAACTTGCTGAACAAGTTAAATCAGTACTAAAAGAGTACCCAAAGCTTCGACTTACCCAAGGACGAAAG GTGCTAGAAATTCGTCCTACAATCAAATGGGACAAGGGGAAGGCTCTTGAATTTTTGTTGGAGTCACTTG GATTTGCCAATTCTACCGATGTTTTTCCTGTTTACATTGGAGATGATCGCACTGATGAAGATGCATTCAAG GTATTAAGAGACAGAGGACAAGGTTTTGGCATTCTTGTCTCCAAGTTTCCAAAAGAAACTAGTGCATCTTATTCTTTACAAGAACCAAGCGAG GTTATGGACTTTTTGCAACGCTTGGTCCAATGGAAACGACTACATAGGCAATCCGGGGTGTAA